A window from Streptomyces subrutilus encodes these proteins:
- a CDS encoding bifunctional FO biosynthesis protein CofGH: MTTPSDAPTENAMRRALRRARDGVALDATEAAVLLQARGADLRDLAASAARVRDAGLAAAGRPGVITYSRKVFIPLTRLCRDKCHYCTFVTVPGKLRRAGHGMYLSPDEVLAIARQGAAMGCKEALFTLGDRPEERWPEAREWLDAHGYDDTLAYVRAMAIRVLEETGLLPHLNPGVMSWSDLQRLKPVAPSMGMMLETTATRLWSEPGGPHHGSPDKEPAVRLRVLEDAGRSNVPFTTGVLIGIGESYEERADAFFELRRIQRSYHGIQEVIVQNFRAKPDTAMRGMPDAELEELAAAIAVARHLLGPGARIQAPPNLVDAEYALLIGAGIDDWGGVSPLTPDHVNPERPWPHIEELAERTAAAGFALRERLTIYPEFLQRGEPWLDPRLLPHVRALADPATGLADEGAAVEGRPWQEPDEGFAAYGRTDLHATIDTEGRTGDRRDDFDHVYGDWEALREAAAPGMVPERIDTDVRAALAQAADDPTKLSDGQALALLHADGPALDALCRIADDLRKSVVGDEVTYIVTRNINFTNVCYTGCRFCAFAQRRTDADAYTLSLDQVADRAAQAWDVGAVEVCMQGGIHPDLPGTAYFDIARAVKERVPGMHVHAFSPMEVVNGATRTGLSVREWLTAAKEAGLDSIPGTAAEILDDEVRWVLTKGKLPAADWIDVVTTAHELGIRSSSTMMYGHVDQPRHWLGHFRTLARIQQRTGGFTEFVTLPFIHTNAPVYLAGIARPGPTARDNRAVTAMARLLLHPHITNIQTSWVKLGSDGAAEMLRSGANDLGGTLMEETISRMAGSGYGSYKSVRDLIAVAGAAGRPARARTTLYGEVPQERQDAARASDGHLPELLPVLE; this comes from the coding sequence ATGACCACTCCGAGTGACGCTCCGACCGAAAACGCGATGCGCCGCGCGCTCCGGCGGGCCCGCGACGGCGTCGCGCTCGACGCGACCGAGGCGGCCGTACTCCTCCAGGCGCGCGGCGCGGACCTCCGGGACCTCGCCGCGTCCGCCGCACGGGTGAGAGACGCCGGGCTCGCCGCCGCCGGCCGCCCGGGCGTCATCACGTACTCGCGCAAGGTCTTCATCCCCCTCACTCGACTCTGCCGCGACAAGTGCCACTACTGCACCTTCGTCACCGTGCCCGGCAAGCTGCGCCGCGCCGGCCACGGCATGTACCTCTCCCCCGACGAGGTCCTCGCCATCGCCCGCCAGGGAGCCGCGATGGGCTGCAAGGAGGCCCTGTTCACGCTCGGGGACCGCCCGGAGGAGCGCTGGCCAGAGGCGCGCGAGTGGCTCGACGCGCACGGGTACGACGACACCCTCGCCTACGTGCGGGCCATGGCCATCCGGGTCCTGGAGGAGACGGGGCTGCTGCCGCACCTGAACCCGGGCGTCATGTCCTGGTCGGACCTCCAGCGCCTCAAGCCCGTCGCCCCGTCCATGGGGATGATGCTGGAGACCACCGCCACCCGGCTGTGGTCCGAGCCCGGCGGCCCGCACCACGGCTCCCCCGACAAGGAGCCGGCCGTGCGGCTGCGGGTGCTGGAGGACGCGGGCCGCTCGAACGTCCCCTTCACCACCGGGGTCCTGATCGGCATCGGGGAGTCGTACGAGGAGCGCGCCGACGCCTTCTTCGAGCTGCGCCGGATCCAGCGCAGCTACCACGGCATCCAGGAGGTCATCGTCCAGAACTTCCGGGCCAAGCCGGACACCGCGATGCGCGGGATGCCGGACGCGGAACTGGAGGAGCTGGCCGCCGCCATCGCCGTCGCCCGCCACCTGCTGGGCCCCGGCGCCCGCATCCAGGCCCCGCCGAACCTGGTGGACGCCGAGTACGCCCTCCTCATCGGCGCCGGCATCGACGACTGGGGCGGCGTGTCCCCGCTGACCCCGGACCACGTGAACCCGGAGCGGCCCTGGCCGCACATCGAGGAGCTGGCCGAGCGGACCGCGGCCGCCGGCTTCGCACTGCGCGAACGCCTCACGATCTACCCGGAGTTCCTGCAGCGCGGCGAGCCCTGGCTCGACCCGCGGCTGCTGCCGCACGTACGGGCCCTGGCGGATCCGGCGACGGGGCTCGCGGACGAGGGCGCCGCGGTCGAGGGCCGCCCGTGGCAGGAGCCCGACGAGGGCTTCGCCGCGTACGGGCGCACCGACCTGCACGCGACCATCGACACCGAGGGCCGCACCGGGGACCGGCGCGACGACTTCGACCACGTCTACGGCGACTGGGAGGCCCTGCGCGAGGCCGCCGCGCCGGGCATGGTGCCCGAGCGCATCGACACGGACGTACGGGCCGCGCTCGCGCAGGCCGCCGACGACCCGACGAAGCTGAGCGACGGGCAGGCCCTCGCGCTGCTGCACGCGGACGGGCCGGCGCTGGACGCGCTGTGCCGGATCGCTGACGACCTGCGCAAGTCGGTCGTCGGGGACGAGGTGACCTACATCGTCACGCGCAACATCAACTTCACCAACGTCTGCTACACCGGCTGCCGTTTCTGCGCGTTCGCGCAGCGCCGCACGGACGCCGACGCGTACACCCTCTCGCTGGACCAGGTCGCCGACCGCGCCGCCCAGGCGTGGGACGTGGGCGCGGTCGAGGTGTGCATGCAGGGCGGCATCCACCCGGACCTGCCGGGGACGGCGTACTTCGACATCGCGCGGGCGGTGAAGGAGCGGGTGCCGGGCATGCACGTGCACGCCTTCTCGCCGATGGAGGTCGTCAACGGTGCCACGCGCACGGGTCTGTCGGTGCGCGAGTGGCTGACGGCGGCCAAGGAGGCGGGGCTGGACTCCATCCCGGGCACGGCCGCGGAGATCCTGGACGACGAGGTGCGCTGGGTCCTGACGAAGGGCAAGCTGCCGGCGGCGGACTGGATCGACGTGGTCACCACGGCGCACGAGCTGGGCATCCGGTCCTCGTCGACCATGATGTACGGGCACGTGGACCAGCCCCGGCACTGGCTCGGCCACTTCCGCACGCTGGCCCGCATCCAGCAGCGGACGGGCGGGTTCACGGAGTTCGTGACGCTTCCGTTCATCCACACCAACGCACCCGTGTACCTGGCGGGCATCGCGCGCCCCGGGCCGACGGCGCGGGACAACCGGGCGGTGACGGCAATGGCGCGGCTGCTGCTCCACCCGCACATCACCAACATCCAGACGAGCTGGGTGAAGCTGGGCTCCGACGGCGCGGCCGAGATGCTCCGGTCCGGGGCGAACGACCTGGGCGGCACGCTGATGGAGGAGACCATCTCGCGGATGGCGGGGTCGGGTTACGGGTCGTACAAGTCGGTGCGGGACCTGATCGCGGTCGCCGGGGCGGCGGGACGTCCGGCGCGGGCCCGGACGACGCTGTACGGGGAGGTGCCGCAGGAACGCCAGGACGCGGCGCGCGCCTCGGACGGGCACCTGCCCGAGCTGCTGCCCGTACTGGAGTAG
- a CDS encoding SDR family oxidoreductase, producing the protein MLLQGKTVIVSGVGAGLGHQVAAAVVRDGGNAVLGARTEANLAKSAAEIDPAGARTAYRPTDITDEDQCRALADLARERFGGVDAVVHVAAWDSYFGGLQDADFGTWQQVLDVNLLGTLRMTRACLPALKAAGGSVVIIGTQSAVAAPNEVRQSAYAASKGALTSAMYAMARELGPYRIRVNTVLPGWMWGPPVQAFVTFTAHAEGVPEAEVHARLTARMALPDLATDGDVADAAVFLASDRARAITGQSLLVNAGELMR; encoded by the coding sequence GTGCTGCTGCAAGGGAAGACCGTCATCGTCTCCGGCGTCGGGGCCGGCCTCGGCCACCAGGTGGCCGCCGCCGTGGTGCGGGACGGCGGGAACGCGGTGCTCGGGGCGCGCACCGAGGCCAACCTCGCCAAGTCCGCCGCCGAGATCGACCCGGCCGGTGCGCGCACCGCCTACCGGCCGACCGACATCACCGACGAGGACCAGTGCCGGGCCCTCGCCGACCTGGCGCGCGAACGGTTCGGGGGCGTGGACGCGGTGGTGCACGTCGCGGCCTGGGACTCGTACTTCGGCGGCCTCCAGGACGCCGACTTCGGCACCTGGCAGCAGGTCCTCGACGTGAACCTGCTCGGCACCCTGCGCATGACCCGCGCCTGCCTGCCCGCCCTCAAGGCCGCCGGGGGGTCGGTCGTCATCATCGGGACGCAGTCCGCGGTGGCCGCCCCCAACGAGGTGCGGCAGAGCGCGTACGCGGCGTCCAAGGGGGCGCTGACCTCGGCCATGTACGCGATGGCCCGCGAGCTCGGCCCGTACCGCATCCGCGTCAACACCGTGCTTCCGGGCTGGATGTGGGGGCCTCCGGTCCAGGCCTTCGTCACCTTCACCGCCCACGCCGAGGGCGTCCCCGAGGCCGAGGTGCACGCCCGCCTCACCGCGCGCATGGCCCTGCCCGACCTCGCCACCGACGGGGACGTCGCGGACGCCGCCGTCTTCCTGGCCTCGGACCGGGCGCGGGCGATAACCGGCCAGTCACTGCTGGTCAACGCCGGTGAGCTGATGCGATGA
- a CDS encoding PLP-dependent aminotransferase family protein yields MPAPVSRRTPVPAVAAATTPLAPPPALAARVRSVGSSPVREILALTERPGVVSFAGGLPAPELFDTGGLRAAYDAALGAGARRALQYSTTEGVPELRAAVAGRASARGLATGAEEVLVTTGSQQGLSLLAAALVEPGDTVLVENPTYLAALQSFALAGARLVAVPCDGEGIVPDALAEIVARERPKLLYTVPTFQNPTGRTLPAARRAAVAAVAARLGLWLVEDDPYGELRYEGSDIPWLAAHPGAEDRTALLGSFSKVMAPGLRLGWLRAPAGLLRAAVLAKQAADLHTSTVDQLAAAHYLGASDLDAHVGSVRDAYRARRDALLAGLPGALPAGSAWNRPEGGMFVWARLPEGYDATALLATAVAHEVAFVPGAPFFTGPADPRTLRLSFTAHTPAEIGEGLARLGRAIAAHPRG; encoded by the coding sequence ATGCCGGCACCCGTCTCCCGGAGGACCCCCGTGCCCGCTGTCGCCGCCGCCACCACCCCCCTCGCCCCGCCGCCCGCCCTCGCCGCGCGGGTCCGCTCGGTGGGCAGCTCCCCCGTGCGCGAGATCCTCGCGCTCACCGAGCGCCCCGGGGTCGTCTCCTTCGCCGGCGGCCTCCCCGCGCCCGAGCTCTTCGACACCGGGGGGCTGCGGGCCGCGTACGACGCCGCCCTCGGCGCCGGGGCCCGCCGGGCGCTCCAGTACTCCACCACCGAGGGCGTCCCCGAGCTGCGCGCGGCCGTCGCCGGCCGGGCGAGCGCGCGGGGGCTGGCGACCGGCGCGGAGGAGGTGCTGGTCACCACCGGCTCCCAGCAGGGGCTGTCGCTCCTCGCCGCCGCGCTCGTGGAGCCCGGGGACACGGTCCTGGTGGAGAACCCGACGTACCTCGCCGCGCTGCAGTCGTTCGCGCTGGCCGGGGCCCGGCTGGTGGCCGTGCCGTGCGACGGGGAGGGCATCGTGCCGGACGCCCTCGCGGAGATCGTCGCGCGGGAGCGGCCCAAGCTGCTCTACACCGTGCCCACCTTCCAGAACCCGACCGGCCGCACCCTGCCCGCCGCCCGTCGCGCGGCGGTGGCCGCCGTCGCCGCCCGCCTCGGGCTGTGGCTGGTGGAGGACGACCCGTACGGGGAGCTGCGCTACGAGGGCTCCGACATCCCCTGGCTCGCCGCCCACCCGGGGGCCGAGGACCGTACGGCGCTGCTCGGCAGCTTCTCCAAGGTCATGGCCCCGGGGCTGCGGCTGGGCTGGCTGCGGGCCCCGGCCGGGCTGCTCCGGGCGGCGGTGCTCGCGAAGCAGGCGGCCGACCTGCACACCTCCACGGTTGACCAGCTGGCCGCGGCCCACTACCTCGGCGCCTCGGACCTCGACGCCCACGTCGGCTCCGTGCGGGACGCCTACCGGGCCCGCCGCGACGCCCTGCTGGCGGGCCTGCCCGGGGCCCTTCCGGCGGGGTCCGCCTGGAACCGCCCCGAGGGCGGCATGTTCGTCTGGGCCCGCCTCCCGGAGGGGTACGACGCGACGGCCCTGCTCGCCACGGCGGTGGCGCACGAGGTGGCGTTCGTCCCGGGCGCCCCCTTCTTCACCGGCCCCGCGGACCCCCGCACCCTGCGCCTGTCCTTCACCGCGCACACCCCCGCGGAGATCGGCGAGGGCCTCGCGCGCCTCGGCCGCGCGATAGCGGCCCACCCGAGGGGCTGA
- a CDS encoding DUF397 domain-containing protein, with protein MAIRQGATHNWTKSSYSANGACVEVKSPVTEAVAVRDSKVQDGPSLTFAPGSWTSFVTGVTEGRSGRRA; from the coding sequence ATGGCTATTCGCCAGGGCGCCACGCACAACTGGACCAAGTCCTCCTATTCCGCCAACGGCGCCTGCGTCGAGGTGAAGTCCCCCGTGACGGAGGCCGTCGCGGTGCGCGACTCGAAGGTGCAGGACGGCCCGTCCCTCACCTTCGCGCCCGGCTCCTGGACCTCCTTCGTCACCGGCGTCACCGAGGGCCGGTCGGGACGACGCGCCTGA
- a CDS encoding helix-turn-helix domain-containing protein yields the protein MASNVNPTVRRRRLGMELRRLREDKGMTAEQVAERLLVSQSKISRLENGRRSISQRDVRDLCEVYEVEDRRLVDSLMQMAKDSRQQGWWHAFGDIPYSVYIGLETDAASLRTYEPLVIPGLLQTTEYAQALVRGAWPETAPADVEKRVQVRMHRQKRLSETENNNPDLGPLRLWAVIDEAALRRQVGDAELMTRQLQYLIEQSDQPHVTVQVMPFALGAHPGVNGQYAILEFPDASDSTVVYIEGVTSDLYLEKANDVQKYSVMYEHLRAQALGVDQTRQFISGIIDQYAGKGE from the coding sequence GTGGCGTCCAATGTCAATCCCACCGTCCGACGCCGACGATTGGGCATGGAGCTGCGCAGGCTCCGCGAGGACAAGGGCATGACGGCCGAGCAGGTCGCGGAGCGCCTGCTCGTCTCCCAGTCGAAGATCAGCAGGCTGGAGAACGGCCGCCGCTCCATCAGCCAGCGCGACGTCCGCGACCTGTGCGAGGTGTACGAGGTCGAGGACCGCCGCCTCGTCGACTCCCTCATGCAGATGGCCAAGGACTCGCGCCAGCAGGGCTGGTGGCACGCCTTCGGCGACATCCCGTACAGCGTGTACATCGGACTGGAGACGGACGCCGCCAGTCTGCGCACCTACGAGCCGCTGGTGATCCCCGGACTGCTCCAGACCACCGAGTACGCGCAGGCCCTGGTCCGGGGCGCGTGGCCGGAGACCGCTCCCGCGGACGTGGAGAAGCGCGTACAGGTCCGGATGCACCGCCAGAAGCGGCTGTCGGAGACGGAGAACAACAATCCCGACCTCGGTCCGCTGCGCCTGTGGGCCGTCATCGACGAGGCGGCGCTGCGGCGGCAGGTGGGCGACGCCGAGTTGATGACGCGCCAGCTCCAGTACCTGATAGAGCAGTCGGACCAGCCGCACGTGACCGTGCAGGTGATGCCCTTCGCGCTGGGCGCGCACCCCGGCGTGAACGGCCAGTACGCGATCCTCGAATTCCCGGACGCCTCGGACTCGACCGTGGTCTACATCGAGGGCGTGACGAGCGACCTGTACCTGGAGAAGGCCAACGACGTGCAGAAGTACAGCGTGATGTACGAGCACCTGCGCGCCCAGGCCCTGGGCGTCGACCAGACCCGGCAGTTCATTTCCGGGATCATCGACCAATACGCGGGCAAGGGCGAGTAA
- a CDS encoding GOLPH3/VPS74 family protein, whose product MGRSRRTIPEELLLLALDPATGTTAQPQSLDLGLAGAQLVELALAGRIAPDGDRIAVVMPRPTGDPTLDSALELLRRRGSPVRAVHWIGGPRLGLRQIYLAHLERCGMVHAVAGQMCGVLPTTRYQATDTAISREIRTRLDTAIRTGVPPDPRTAALAALAHAVGLGKHLYPGNEGRSSRSRLRDLIRHDPMGGLVAHAVMDVQNGVAAQPRRDRAPAPPARATASSVPLQPRRTGAMARAAAH is encoded by the coding sequence ATGGGCAGGAGCCGCAGAACAATTCCGGAGGAGCTTCTGCTGCTCGCCTTGGACCCGGCCACGGGTACCACGGCGCAGCCGCAGTCGCTCGACCTCGGCCTGGCCGGGGCACAGCTAGTGGAGCTGGCTCTGGCAGGACGGATAGCCCCTGACGGGGATCGTATCGCCGTGGTGATGCCACGGCCGACAGGAGATCCGACTCTGGACTCCGCACTGGAACTGCTGCGCAGGCGCGGCAGCCCGGTACGGGCCGTCCACTGGATTGGCGGACCCCGGTTGGGGCTCCGCCAGATTTACCTCGCTCACCTGGAGCGTTGCGGCATGGTCCATGCCGTCGCGGGCCAGATGTGCGGGGTGTTGCCGACAACTCGCTACCAGGCGACGGACACGGCCATCAGCCGGGAGATCCGTACCCGGCTCGATACGGCGATCCGCACCGGCGTACCGCCGGACCCGCGGACCGCGGCGCTTGCCGCACTGGCCCACGCGGTCGGACTCGGCAAGCACCTGTACCCCGGCAACGAGGGGCGTTCGTCCAGGTCCCGGCTACGGGACCTGATCCGGCACGACCCCATGGGCGGACTGGTGGCGCACGCCGTGATGGACGTCCAGAACGGTGTGGCCGCACAGCCGCGCCGCGACCGCGCACCGGCACCGCCGGCCCGTGCCACGGCGAGCAGCGTCCCGCTGCAGCCGCGCCGGACGGGTGCGATGGCCCGCGCGGCCGCGCACTGA
- a CDS encoding D-alanyl-D-alanine carboxypeptidase family protein translates to MAAWVATADPATPDDAAPDNAAPKGGRSDATAPAAGAAPATRGDAGAAAAAEAPDATAVRRPGTGSGKDSGTASREGSASASDSALPSGSGRATAGPAESAPGTGKRPGAAEASAPAVPKVADEPAPSTGKKPAPGTAPGTAPGTGTGTGTGSGDSDRTAVFRTVKPSGPASGPASGPGSVSGSGSGSAGERSGAADDGERTAVFRTQKPAANAPHTPIDFFRPAKPVTGKPATPAGPAGSDAPADSERTAVFRAVKPPTAPTDRTDTGSASGSGSGSAPAVDDGPADSESTAVFRVVKPAATGAGRVAPPKASTFVPLRTDDTPTPSAQARPQAPAPADTRPRSTAESPERTTQQPLPPRPPLDMLADLTNNPPPPPSPMRTAVRRFKIYFPLAVLLAIILAVVQLVRPLPEPKLAMTAKTSYTFDGAKPELPWPGEGQAYMAAAGLGTLGQSGEQKPVPIASVTKSMTAYIILRDHPIKKGEKGETITIDKTAETEGKKNNSTDNESTLDTVKEGDKISEYDAIAALMIPSANNIARLLARWDSGSQDAFVKKMNDTAKELGMANTTYTDPSGLDATTVSTAEDQVKLGLKLVEIETLLDITKKPGWVDPSGKNWRNWNGLVPYNDSLGIKTGTTTKAGGNLLFAAQKKIGNTNQLIVGAVLGQHKPPIIDSVLAASKQLMIATQKSLAGAPVVKKGDVVGYVDDGLGGRTPVVATADVQAIGWAGLTVGIKLSEGEGGKLPQTAKAGTEVGVLTVGEGASQVKVPVALQGDLAAPGFASKLTRVG, encoded by the coding sequence GTGGCGGCCTGGGTGGCCACGGCGGACCCGGCGACCCCTGACGACGCTGCTCCGGACAACGCGGCCCCGAAGGGCGGGCGTTCGGACGCGACCGCTCCCGCTGCCGGTGCGGCGCCCGCGACGCGCGGCGACGCGGGCGCGGCTGCTGCCGCCGAGGCTCCGGACGCGACTGCCGTCCGGCGCCCCGGTACGGGTTCCGGTAAGGATTCCGGTACGGCGTCTCGGGAAGGTTCCGCTTCTGCCTCCGATTCCGCTCTCCCGTCCGGCTCCGGCCGCGCCACCGCGGGCCCGGCGGAGTCCGCTCCGGGCACCGGCAAGCGGCCCGGCGCTGCCGAGGCCTCGGCCCCCGCCGTACCGAAGGTCGCCGACGAACCGGCCCCGTCCACCGGCAAGAAGCCCGCTCCCGGCACCGCTCCCGGCACCGCTCCCGGCACCGGCACCGGCACCGGCACCGGCTCGGGCGACAGCGACCGCACGGCCGTCTTCCGCACGGTGAAGCCCTCCGGTCCGGCTTCCGGTCCGGCTTCCGGTCCGGGTTCCGTTTCGGGCTCTGGTTCCGGTTCCGCCGGCGAGCGGTCCGGTGCCGCCGACGACGGTGAGCGCACCGCCGTCTTCCGGACGCAGAAGCCCGCCGCGAACGCGCCGCACACTCCCATCGACTTCTTCCGCCCGGCCAAACCGGTCACCGGCAAGCCCGCGACCCCCGCCGGCCCCGCCGGGTCCGACGCTCCGGCCGACAGCGAGCGCACCGCCGTCTTCCGTGCGGTCAAGCCGCCCACCGCGCCGACCGACCGCACCGACACCGGCTCCGCTTCCGGTTCCGGTTCCGGTTCCGCCCCGGCCGTCGACGACGGGCCCGCCGACAGCGAGAGCACCGCCGTGTTCCGCGTCGTGAAGCCCGCTGCCACGGGTGCCGGGCGGGTCGCGCCGCCGAAGGCCAGCACTTTCGTACCGCTGCGCACGGACGACACCCCGACCCCCTCGGCCCAGGCCCGCCCCCAAGCACCGGCCCCGGCCGACACCCGGCCCCGCAGCACGGCCGAGTCGCCCGAGCGGACCACGCAGCAGCCGCTGCCGCCCAGGCCGCCGCTCGACATGCTGGCGGACCTCACCAACAACCCGCCCCCGCCGCCGAGCCCGATGCGCACCGCCGTGCGACGGTTCAAGATCTACTTCCCGCTCGCGGTGCTCCTGGCGATCATCCTGGCCGTGGTCCAGCTCGTGCGGCCGCTGCCCGAGCCGAAGCTCGCGATGACCGCGAAGACCTCGTACACCTTCGACGGCGCGAAGCCCGAGCTGCCCTGGCCCGGCGAGGGGCAGGCCTACATGGCCGCCGCCGGACTCGGCACCCTCGGCCAGTCCGGCGAGCAGAAGCCGGTGCCGATCGCCAGCGTCACCAAGTCGATGACGGCCTACATCATCCTGCGCGACCACCCGATCAAGAAGGGGGAGAAGGGCGAGACGATCACCATCGACAAGACGGCCGAGACCGAGGGCAAGAAGAACAACTCGACCGACAACGAGTCCACCCTCGACACCGTCAAGGAGGGCGACAAGATCAGCGAGTACGACGCCATCGCCGCCCTCATGATCCCCTCGGCCAACAACATCGCGCGGCTGCTCGCGCGGTGGGACTCCGGTTCCCAGGACGCGTTCGTCAAGAAGATGAACGACACCGCCAAGGAACTCGGCATGGCCAACACCACGTACACCGACCCCTCGGGCCTGGACGCGACCACGGTCAGCACCGCCGAGGACCAGGTCAAGCTGGGCCTGAAGCTGGTCGAGATCGAGACACTGCTCGACATCACGAAGAAGCCCGGCTGGGTCGACCCGTCCGGCAAGAACTGGCGGAACTGGAACGGTCTCGTCCCGTACAACGACTCGCTCGGCATCAAGACCGGTACGACGACGAAGGCCGGCGGAAACCTCCTCTTCGCCGCCCAGAAGAAGATCGGCAACACCAACCAGCTGATCGTCGGCGCGGTCCTCGGCCAGCACAAGCCGCCGATCATCGACAGCGTCCTCGCCGCGAGCAAGCAGCTGATGATCGCCACCCAGAAGTCCCTCGCGGGCGCACCCGTCGTCAAGAAGGGCGATGTCGTGGGCTACGTGGACGACGGGCTCGGCGGCCGGACCCCGGTCGTCGCGACCGCCGACGTCCAGGCGATCGGCTGGGCCGGCCTCACCGTCGGCATCAAGCTGTCGGAGGGCGAGGGCGGCAAGCTCCCGCAGACCGCGAAGGCCGGCACCGAGGTCGGCGTGCTGACCGTCGGCGAGGGCGCCAGCCAGGTCAAGGTGCCGGTCGCGCTGCAGGGCGACCTGGCCGCGCCGGGCTTCGCCAGCAAGCTGACGCGCGTCGGCTGA
- a CDS encoding MFS transporter, whose product MTTAEQQGRSQAGPPSDSAADGARAAAPAAPDPGIGRAGAGRAGRAGRRVLDRARRHPVAVATVLAGALHVLWFFSFANSGGDLAAQDAWAEFVGRHPDSAYNLAWYGGMHPVSYSVVSPYLMHVLGVRTTMMVAGTVSAALLALVLTRCRGAVREPLWPALAGVYGLFCNALSGRVTFGLGVMFALGAVAAVFCWPRKWSRRRWAKAAVAAPLAGLATASSPVAGLFLGVVAAALFLTRRRPGAYALGLAPVAVVGLSAWLFPFSGTQPMRLGSAWLPFFFALLILFLVPKGWKTVRVASAVYALGTFVTWAVDSQVGSNVTRLVMLFGGAVLLAALPYRVPRTRPWYAVLLAFAGITVWITTNSVTDIIRTTPLAAWNRELAPLVDQLQKAGADRGRVEVVPASSHRESSAFPSYVNLARGWNRQADLERNPLFYDDTLTADTYRDWLDRWAVHYVVLPADKPDEGGRDEAKLVRESDLPYLQQVWGDANWQLFKVQDPTDLVAGPATVVRAGADQLVVNVRRAGRVLVRIPHSPWLGLVDGAGKPVEPPQETFASKARSGGEGGSTLPKEYANTAGCLFKAAPDASGDVWTELLAPGPGEYRVAAKYQLPRGTPCPEELVQPKLGTPVFPDPVRP is encoded by the coding sequence GTGACCACCGCTGAGCAGCAGGGACGCAGTCAGGCCGGGCCCCCGTCGGACTCCGCCGCCGACGGGGCGCGGGCCGCGGCGCCCGCGGCCCCGGACCCCGGCATAGGCCGCGCGGGCGCCGGGCGCGCGGGCCGCGCGGGCCGCCGCGTCCTCGACCGGGCGCGCCGGCACCCGGTGGCCGTGGCCACCGTGCTCGCCGGAGCGCTGCACGTCCTGTGGTTCTTCAGCTTCGCCAACAGCGGCGGCGACCTCGCCGCGCAGGACGCCTGGGCCGAGTTCGTCGGCCGGCATCCCGACTCGGCGTACAACCTCGCCTGGTACGGCGGGATGCACCCGGTCTCGTACAGCGTGGTCTCGCCGTACCTCATGCACGTGCTCGGCGTGCGCACCACCATGATGGTCGCGGGCACCGTCTCGGCCGCGCTGCTCGCGCTGGTCCTGACCCGCTGCCGCGGCGCCGTCCGCGAGCCCCTGTGGCCCGCCCTCGCCGGCGTGTACGGGCTGTTCTGCAACGCCCTGTCGGGCCGGGTCACCTTCGGGCTCGGGGTGATGTTCGCGCTCGGCGCGGTCGCCGCCGTGTTCTGCTGGCCCCGCAAGTGGTCGCGGCGCCGCTGGGCGAAGGCGGCCGTGGCGGCCCCGCTGGCCGGCCTCGCCACCGCCTCCAGCCCCGTCGCCGGACTGTTCCTCGGGGTGGTGGCGGCCGCACTGTTCCTGACCCGGCGGCGCCCGGGCGCGTACGCGCTGGGGCTCGCGCCGGTCGCGGTGGTCGGGCTGTCGGCGTGGCTGTTCCCGTTCTCCGGGACGCAGCCGATGCGGCTGGGCTCGGCCTGGCTGCCGTTCTTCTTCGCGCTGCTGATCCTCTTCCTGGTGCCGAAGGGCTGGAAGACCGTCCGCGTCGCCTCCGCCGTCTACGCCCTGGGCACCTTCGTGACCTGGGCGGTCGACTCGCAGGTCGGCTCGAACGTGACCCGGCTGGTCATGCTGTTCGGCGGCGCCGTGCTGCTCGCCGCGCTCCCGTACCGCGTGCCGCGGACCAGGCCCTGGTACGCGGTGCTGCTGGCCTTCGCCGGGATCACCGTCTGGATCACCACCAACAGCGTCACCGACATCATCCGCACCACCCCGCTGGCGGCCTGGAACCGGGAGCTGGCCCCGCTCGTCGACCAGCTGCAGAAGGCGGGCGCGGACCGCGGCCGGGTCGAGGTGGTCCCGGCGAGCAGCCACCGCGAGTCCTCCGCCTTCCCCTCGTACGTGAACCTCGCGCGCGGCTGGAACCGGCAGGCCGACCTGGAGCGCAACCCGCTCTTCTACGACGACACGCTCACCGCCGACACCTACCGCGACTGGCTGGACCGCTGGGCCGTGCACTACGTGGTGCTGCCCGCCGACAAACCCGACGAGGGCGGCCGGGACGAGGCGAAGCTGGTGCGCGAGAGCGACCTGCCCTACCTCCAGCAGGTGTGGGGTGACGCGAACTGGCAGCTCTTCAAGGTGCAGGACCCGACGGACCTGGTGGCCGGCCCGGCCACGGTGGTGCGGGCCGGCGCCGACCAGCTGGTCGTGAACGTACGGCGGGCCGGCCGGGTGCTGGTGCGCATCCCGCACTCGCCCTGGCTGGGCCTGGTGGACGGGGCCGGCAAGCCGGTGGAGCCGCCGCAGGAGACCTTCGCGTCGAAGGCGCGCTCGGGCGGCGAGGGCGGCAGCACGCTGCCGAAGGAGTACGCGAACACGGCCGGCTGCCTGTTCAAGGCGGCTCCCGACGCCTCGGGCGACGTGTGGACCGAGCTGCTGGCACCGGGCCCGGGGGAGTACCGGGTGGCGGCGAAGTACCAGCTGCCGCGGGGGACGCCCTGCCCGGAGGAACTGGTGCAGCCCAAGCTGGGGACCCCGGTGTTCCCGGACCCGGTACGGCCGTGA